Part of the Streptomyces sp. WMMC500 genome is shown below.
CCCGCTGCCGCATGCCGCCCGAGAACTCGTGCGGGTACGCGCCGTACTTGGCCTCCGCGTCGGGGATGCCGACCGTCCGCATCAGCTCCACCGCCCGCTCCCGGGCCGCGCGGCGGCCGGTGCCGCGGCGGCGCAGCGTCTCGGCGATCTGCCAGCCCACCGTGAACGACGGGTTCAGCGCCGCCATCGGGTCCTGGAAGACCATCGCGACCCGCGCGCCCCGCAGGTGCCGCCACTGCGCGTCGGTGAACCCGGCGGTGTCGCGGCCCTCGATCTCGACCGTCCCCGCGCTCACCCGCGCGCCCGCGGGCAGCAGGCCCATCAGGGCCAGCGACGTCAGCGACTTGCCGCTGCCCGACTCCCCCACCAGGGCGGTGACCCGGCCGGGTACGAGGTCGAGGTCGACCCCGCGGACCACGGGCCGGGCGCCGCCCCGGCCGTCGCCGAAGCCGATGTGGACGTCCCGCAGGCGGGCGGCGGGTGCCGGAGCGGCGACCGTGGCAGCCATCGTGCTCTCCTGTCTGCTCATATCTGCGACCGCGGATCCGACACGTCACGGAAGCCGTCGCCGATCACGCCGACCGCGGTGACGACCAGCGCCAGCGCCGCCGCCGGCATCGTGGAGATCCACCACGCCGAGCCCAGGTAGTCGCGCCCCACGGAGACCGTGGCGCCCCACGAGGCCGTGTCGACCGGCACGCCGAGGCCGAGGAAGCTCAGCGACGCCTCCGCCACCATCACCAGGCCGACCTGCACCGTCGCCGCGACCAGCAGCGGCTGCCACAGCGACGGCAGCACGTGGCGGACCATGATGCGCACGTGTCCCGCGCCCAGCACCCGCGCCGAGTCGACGAAGCCGAGCCGGCGCGTGGCCATGGCCGAGGCACGCGCGACGCGGGCGAAGATGACCCACCGCGTGATCGCCAGCGTGATGACGATGTTGGTGACGCTCGGGCCGAGCACGCCGGCCAGCAGGATCGCCAGGAGGATGGAGGGGAAGGCGAGCTGGATGTCGCCGATGCGGGAGGCGATCGTGTCCGGCCAGCCGCCGAAGTAGCCGGAGACCAGCCCGACGACGAGGCCGACGGCCCCGCCGACCAGGATGGTCGCGCCGGCGACCAGCAGCGAGATCCGCGACCCGGCCAGCAGGTTGGCGAGCAG
Proteins encoded:
- a CDS encoding ABC transporter permease, producing MSSTTAAAPAETPAAPARTATSRGDAARRVPVRVWIGAGVLALFVLAALVGPLLRPYDPVATDLPNRLLAPGERTDAGGIAWLGTDQMGRDLLANLLAGSRISLLVAGATILVGGAVGLVVGLVSGYFGGWPDTIASRIGDIQLAFPSILLAILLAGVLGPSVTNIVITLAITRWVIFARVARASAMATRRLGFVDSARVLGAGHVRIMVRHVLPSLWQPLLVAATVQVGLVMVAEASLSFLGLGVPVDTASWGATVSVGRDYLGSAWWISTMPAAALALVVTAVGVIGDGFRDVSDPRSQI